The following are from one region of the Candidatus Protochlamydia phocaeensis genome:
- the ligD gene encoding DNA ligase D, whose product MGLKEYQRKRNFKETAEPKGEMKRSKAKGLRFVVQKHQASHLHYDFRLEMEGVLKSWAVPKGPSLDPADKRLAVQVEDHPFDYRTFEGTIPEGNYGAGEVIVWDEGTYEAVGTSSREESERLLLKGLEEGHLNFILNGHKLKGEFSLIKIKGRDRQWLLIKKKDPYASREDITDQNESVLSDRTLGGEEEQKPSSKKTSKRKVSPKSENKDDLGDLQQTPMPKNVKPMLATLVEEPFDAKEWIFEIKWDGYRALAEVQQETVNLYSRNAQSFNKRFPLIIEDLKTLQVDALLDGEIVVLDEDGRPSFQLVQNYQRTQKGALVYFIFDLLYLEGYDLRHLPLIERKELLKKIIPHAPHIHFCDHIAQKGIAFFKEALKENFEGIIAKAANSLYQTGRSGDWLKIKTHQRQEAVICGFTAPKGAREHFGALLLGVYDDEGRLTYVGHTGSGFDRKKLAEVYDRLLPLVQKKCPFTPPPKTRFPATWVKPDTVCEVNFAEWTKDGQMRQAIFVDFREDKNPKEVVREKTVSVKDALEDSSSEKSSPSSTPNSPVSRSKGKSKASSSQLQLTNLDKMYWPQEGYTKGDLIEYYRQVSSLILPYLKDRPETLRRYPNGIEGSSFYQKEADAPSWIRTEVVRHEDHDVRYLLIEDEDSLLYVANLGCIDLNPFNSRIQSLLYPDYMILDLDPENTSFDQVIEVAQTIHRCLEEWSIPSVCKTSGATGMHIYIPLGAQYTHEEANQFGKLIAYYVHHQIPDLTSLERSPGKRQKKVYIDYMQNNFGQTVVAPYSLRPKPEATVSTPLKWPEVKPGLTPVEFTIKTVLKRFKKVGDLFQPILGKGINLRKALKSIKL is encoded by the coding sequence ATGGGACTTAAAGAATATCAGCGCAAGCGCAATTTTAAAGAGACAGCGGAGCCTAAAGGTGAAATGAAGCGATCTAAGGCTAAAGGATTGCGTTTTGTCGTACAAAAGCATCAGGCCTCTCATTTGCATTACGATTTCCGCCTGGAAATGGAAGGCGTGCTAAAGAGCTGGGCAGTCCCCAAAGGCCCCTCCCTCGATCCTGCCGATAAAAGGCTTGCTGTCCAGGTCGAAGATCATCCTTTTGATTACCGCACCTTTGAAGGAACGATTCCCGAAGGCAATTATGGGGCCGGCGAGGTGATTGTATGGGATGAAGGGACCTATGAGGCGGTAGGGACATCTTCTAGAGAAGAAAGCGAGCGCTTATTATTAAAAGGGCTGGAAGAAGGACACTTAAATTTCATTTTAAATGGACATAAGCTTAAAGGAGAATTCTCTCTCATTAAGATAAAAGGCAGAGACAGGCAGTGGCTGCTCATTAAAAAGAAAGATCCCTATGCCAGTCGCGAAGATATTACCGACCAAAATGAGTCGGTCCTATCCGATCGCACCTTGGGAGGAGAAGAAGAGCAAAAGCCTTCTTCGAAAAAAACGTCTAAGCGCAAAGTTTCTCCCAAGTCGGAAAATAAAGACGATCTAGGAGATCTGCAGCAAACGCCCATGCCAAAAAATGTCAAACCCATGCTTGCCACTTTAGTGGAAGAGCCGTTTGATGCCAAAGAGTGGATTTTTGAAATTAAATGGGATGGCTATCGGGCCCTGGCTGAAGTCCAGCAAGAGACGGTCAACTTATATTCGCGCAATGCCCAGTCATTTAACAAACGTTTTCCTCTCATCATTGAAGATTTAAAAACCTTGCAAGTCGATGCCCTTTTAGACGGAGAAATTGTCGTCCTAGATGAAGACGGTCGCCCTTCTTTTCAACTTGTACAAAATTATCAGCGAACGCAAAAAGGCGCGCTAGTCTATTTCATTTTCGACCTTCTTTATTTGGAAGGCTATGATCTGCGCCATCTTCCGCTCATCGAAAGAAAAGAACTATTAAAAAAAATTATTCCCCACGCTCCCCACATTCATTTTTGCGATCACATCGCCCAGAAAGGGATCGCATTTTTCAAAGAAGCCTTAAAGGAAAATTTTGAGGGCATCATTGCCAAAGCGGCCAATAGCCTCTACCAGACAGGACGCAGCGGCGATTGGCTGAAAATTAAAACCCATCAGCGGCAAGAAGCGGTTATATGCGGCTTTACGGCCCCAAAAGGAGCCCGGGAACACTTCGGCGCACTCCTATTGGGAGTTTATGATGATGAGGGCCGTTTAACCTATGTCGGCCACACAGGCAGCGGATTCGATCGCAAGAAATTGGCGGAGGTCTACGACCGCCTGCTCCCATTAGTGCAGAAGAAATGCCCCTTTACCCCTCCTCCTAAAACCCGCTTTCCCGCCACCTGGGTCAAACCGGACACTGTTTGCGAAGTGAATTTTGCCGAGTGGACAAAGGATGGACAAATGCGGCAGGCCATCTTTGTGGATTTCAGGGAAGATAAGAATCCCAAAGAAGTGGTTCGCGAGAAAACGGTCTCTGTCAAAGATGCTTTAGAAGATTCTTCTTCGGAGAAGTCTTCGCCTTCTTCTACTCCCAATTCCCCTGTTTCCCGCTCCAAGGGCAAGAGCAAAGCCTCTTCTTCCCAATTACAGCTGACGAATTTAGATAAAATGTACTGGCCGCAAGAAGGCTATACGAAAGGTGATTTAATCGAATACTACCGGCAAGTGTCTTCCTTGATCTTACCTTATCTAAAAGACCGTCCCGAGACTTTGCGCCGCTATCCCAATGGCATTGAAGGATCGAGCTTTTATCAAAAAGAAGCAGATGCCCCCTCTTGGATACGTACAGAGGTTGTCCGTCACGAAGACCATGACGTCCGCTATCTTTTAATTGAAGACGAAGACAGCCTTCTATACGTCGCCAATTTAGGTTGCATTGATCTCAATCCATTTAACTCCCGCATTCAATCACTGCTTTACCCCGACTATATGATTTTAGATTTGGATCCAGAAAATACGTCATTCGATCAAGTCATTGAAGTTGCTCAGACGATTCACAGATGCTTGGAGGAATGGAGCATTCCCAGCGTTTGCAAAACATCGGGTGCAACAGGCATGCATATTTATATTCCTTTGGGAGCCCAATATACGCATGAGGAAGCGAATCAATTCGGCAAATTAATTGCGTATTATGTCCATCATCAAATTCCCGATCTTACCTCCTTGGAGCGCAGCCCTGGAAAGAGGCAGAAAAAAGTCTACATTGATTATATGCAGAATAACTTTGGCCAAACAGTTGTCGCCCCCTATTCCTTAAGGCCTAAACCAGAAGCGACTGTCTCGACCCCCTTAAAATGGCCAGAAGTCAAGCCGGGACTGACACCTGTTGAATTTACAATAAAGACAGTCTTAAAGCGCTTTAAAAAAGTCGGCGATTTATTTCAGCCCATTCTTGGAAAGGGAATTAATTTGCGAAAAGCTCTCAAATCGATCAAGCTTTAA
- a CDS encoding DUF1761 domain-containing protein has protein sequence MLSDAVSVNYVAVVIAAAAYFILGAIWYAPTMFGSRWMKHEWGQEEQRHRTPTILAYIGEVIIALIIAYILALLFEVTHTTDMLEGIVLALWIWLGFIATTHFSAVLWGRKTLKSFFVHAGFMLLGLLIMGALIPLVKAWFF, from the coding sequence ATGCTTTCAGATGCAGTCTCTGTAAATTACGTGGCTGTTGTAATTGCGGCGGCAGCCTACTTTATTTTAGGGGCGATTTGGTATGCACCCACCATGTTTGGCAGTCGTTGGATGAAGCATGAATGGGGGCAAGAAGAGCAAAGGCATCGTACACCCACGATACTTGCTTATATTGGCGAAGTCATTATTGCTTTAATTATTGCCTATATTTTGGCTTTGCTCTTTGAAGTTACCCATACGACCGATATGTTAGAAGGCATCGTTTTGGCTTTATGGATTTGGTTGGGATTTATTGCCACCACACATTTTTCAGCTGTTTTATGGGGCCGCAAGACTTTAAAAAGTTTTTTTGTTCATGCGGGCTTCATGCTATTGGGATTATTAATCATGGGCGCACTCATTCCACTTGTTAAAGCGTGGTTCTTTTAA
- a CDS encoding lipoate--protein ligase family protein, with amino-acid sequence MEVLHVVQLSQVPILQQLQWEEALLRADARNWCLINQGSPPAIVMGISGKWAELIDLERIRQAPLPVVRRFSGGGTVVVDEQTLFITFICNTSFIPIPPYPLPIMRWTEELYQPLFLPHAFSLRENDYVIDHKKFGGNAQSICKNRWLHHSSLLWDYTPERMSYLRLPPKMPAYRQQRSHADFLCCLGNYLPCPTQFQERLLQRLEQCFSLQVCEQGELEKIAVRPHRKATVLVDCS; translated from the coding sequence ATGGAAGTTCTGCACGTTGTTCAGCTTAGCCAAGTGCCTATCCTCCAGCAATTGCAGTGGGAAGAGGCCTTATTGCGGGCGGATGCGCGCAACTGGTGCCTGATTAACCAAGGTTCTCCGCCGGCGATAGTCATGGGCATTTCCGGAAAATGGGCAGAGCTTATCGATCTGGAAAGAATAAGGCAAGCCCCGCTTCCCGTCGTCCGTCGCTTTAGCGGAGGAGGCACGGTTGTCGTGGATGAGCAGACGCTTTTTATCACGTTTATTTGCAACACTTCCTTTATTCCCATTCCTCCTTATCCCTTGCCCATTATGCGTTGGACAGAAGAGCTGTATCAGCCGCTTTTTCTTCCACATGCGTTTAGCTTGCGCGAAAATGATTATGTAATTGATCACAAAAAGTTTGGCGGCAATGCTCAGTCTATTTGTAAAAACCGCTGGCTACATCATAGCTCTCTTCTATGGGACTATACTCCAGAAAGGATGAGCTATTTACGGCTGCCTCCCAAGATGCCCGCTTATCGGCAGCAGCGTTCGCATGCCGATTTTCTTTGTTGCCTTGGCAATTATTTGCCATGTCCAACGCAATTTCAAGAGCGTTTGCTTCAGCGCCTAGAACAGTGCTTTTCTCTTCAAGTTTGTGAGCAAGGTGAATTGGAAAAAATTGCTGTACGTCCGCATCGCAAGGCGACGGTTTTGGTCGATTGCTCCTAA
- the mnmG gene encoding tRNA uridine-5-carboxymethylaminomethyl(34) synthesis enzyme MnmG: protein MWKFPVRYDVIVVGGGHAGCEAALASARMGLRTLLLTMNLDTIAKMSCNPAVGGIAKGHMVREIDALGGEMGKVIDVTGIQYRMLNATKGPAVWAPRAQADKLAYQTEMKHRLERTANLEIKQGTIEDLVVVNDRVCGVITKEGIAYDCQAIVISSGTFLRGLLHIGETNYSGGRAGDQPSVGMSASLEKYGLKLGRLKTGTPPRVNKRSIDYSQTEEQPGEPGVKFSFDEEGLPRLPQVSCHITYTTEETKQIILSNIHRSPMYSGKIKGIGPRYCPSIEDKIVRFSDKERHQIFLEPEGLSTQEVYVNGVSSSLPFDVQLAFIHSIPALRNAEIMRPAYAIEYDYVTSGQIDFSLECKKIEGLFLAGQINGTSGYEEAAGQGLIAGINAANKVMGKSPLILKRSEAYIGVMIDDLVTKGLDEPYRMFTSRAEHRLLLRQDNADLRLRRFGYEAGLIDRARYERVCEKERILKEENVRLGKIFKQVGGKGYTIAQLLCRPENTYASLLQDYPDVVKDYGEEINFQIELSLKYAGYIDRQTTEVAKLAHVESLVIPEGFDYASVHGLRNEARQKLSKVAPQNLGQALRISGVSPADISILMIALMRQTKQADSPFDSSAPSAGCCDLE, encoded by the coding sequence ATGTGGAAATTTCCCGTTCGATATGACGTCATTGTAGTAGGCGGAGGACACGCCGGTTGTGAAGCTGCGCTAGCGTCTGCCCGCATGGGACTGCGTACGCTGCTGCTTACCATGAATTTAGATACGATTGCCAAAATGAGCTGCAATCCTGCTGTCGGGGGGATTGCCAAAGGCCATATGGTCCGCGAAATCGACGCATTAGGCGGCGAGATGGGAAAAGTCATCGATGTCACAGGTATCCAATACCGTATGCTCAATGCCACCAAAGGGCCTGCTGTCTGGGCTCCGCGCGCGCAGGCGGATAAATTGGCATATCAAACAGAGATGAAGCACAGGCTGGAAAGAACGGCCAACTTAGAGATCAAGCAAGGGACCATTGAAGATTTAGTTGTGGTCAACGACCGCGTTTGCGGCGTCATTACAAAGGAAGGGATTGCCTATGACTGTCAGGCAATTGTCATTTCTTCCGGAACTTTTTTACGCGGCCTCCTGCATATCGGAGAGACGAATTATTCGGGAGGACGAGCGGGGGACCAGCCTTCGGTTGGCATGTCGGCCAGCTTAGAAAAGTATGGATTGAAATTAGGCCGTCTCAAAACGGGGACGCCTCCTCGCGTCAATAAGCGTTCCATCGATTATAGCCAAACGGAAGAGCAGCCTGGAGAGCCGGGAGTAAAATTTTCATTTGATGAGGAAGGGCTTCCGCGCCTGCCGCAAGTTTCTTGCCACATTACTTATACGACTGAAGAAACCAAGCAAATCATTTTGTCCAATATCCACCGCTCGCCGATGTATTCGGGGAAGATTAAAGGCATTGGACCGCGCTACTGCCCATCGATCGAAGACAAAATTGTGCGCTTCTCCGATAAAGAAAGGCATCAGATTTTTTTGGAGCCTGAAGGCTTATCGACGCAAGAGGTCTATGTCAATGGCGTCTCTTCCTCTTTACCCTTCGACGTGCAGCTGGCCTTTATCCACAGCATCCCAGCCCTCCGCAACGCAGAGATCATGCGCCCGGCTTATGCCATCGAATACGATTACGTCACCAGCGGGCAAATTGACTTTTCTCTTGAGTGTAAGAAAATAGAAGGGCTGTTCCTGGCAGGCCAAATTAATGGAACATCAGGCTATGAAGAAGCGGCCGGCCAAGGCCTTATCGCCGGGATCAATGCCGCCAACAAAGTAATGGGCAAATCGCCCCTCATTTTAAAGCGTTCCGAGGCCTATATTGGGGTCATGATTGATGACTTGGTCACCAAGGGATTGGATGAGCCTTACCGAATGTTTACGAGCCGAGCCGAGCATCGCTTGTTGCTGCGCCAAGACAATGCGGATTTGCGGTTGCGTCGCTTTGGTTATGAAGCGGGGCTGATTGATCGAGCACGCTATGAACGTGTCTGTGAAAAAGAGCGGATCCTTAAAGAAGAGAATGTCCGTTTGGGAAAAATTTTCAAGCAAGTGGGTGGCAAAGGCTATACAATTGCCCAGCTTCTTTGCCGGCCGGAAAATACCTATGCTTCTTTACTACAGGACTACCCGGATGTTGTCAAAGACTATGGGGAAGAAATCAACTTTCAAATTGAATTGAGCTTGAAATATGCAGGCTACATTGACCGCCAGACGACCGAAGTCGCTAAGCTTGCCCATGTGGAGAGCTTGGTCATTCCTGAAGGCTTTGATTATGCAAGCGTCCATGGGCTGCGCAATGAAGCGCGACAAAAATTGAGCAAAGTCGCTCCGCAAAATCTGGGCCAAGCGTTGCGCATCTCAGGCGTATCGCCTGCCGATATCTCCATTCTAATGATTGCGCTCATGCGCCAGACAAAGCAGGCAGATAGTCCGTTTGATTCCTCTGCTCCTTCAGCAGGGTGCTGCGATCTCGAGTAA
- a CDS encoding AURKAIP1/COX24 domain-containing protein, producing the protein MSSVKKKRKYKIAKHKRKKRSRRDRHKGR; encoded by the coding sequence ATGTCTTCTGTTAAAAAGAAGCGCAAGTACAAAATTGCGAAGCACAAGCGCAAGAAGCGTAGCCGACGTGATCGGCACAAGGGAAGATAG
- a CDS encoding ArnT family glycosyltransferase, giving the protein MLYSSSFYFKRLSLLLACKACLMLAFILFAGIGLSPDEAQYWTWSQQLDWGYYSKPPGIAWQIWLGTRLFGDTELGVRSLSVILSIAQALAVFFTALQAGLQARTAFWSGVLMAFCPIGMLGSLLAITDGGFLLCWTLAVLFMVSALRESKEANPLLIGGCILGGALFKWPIYLFWIFFLLARHWWFPHQPLRKSLQGMAFSLAGLLPSFWWNWSHDWATFRHVSSTVQGGHGSQSGNVLEFIGSQALLLSPLLFILLCLGMRAWLKQRRHLSSPLFFCGFITLACLSAGILAAFFQKIQGNWVVFAYPTGLIFLGWFVFEAHVIKEGWLKAGLALSLCLTISVFLLPFLYASSIRRPAILSYRLNPFKHNVGWAHLKEALSHYGYDPQEHFLLSDKYQTTSILSFYNEGQKRAYFLNLHGVRKNQFSYWPSLPEEQQGKSGYFVWIENHPHLEREGKSKLVFYLDRLKPYFETVEFLEFVPLFYDRQQVVKGALLFKCENCQSHQPDDPDLY; this is encoded by the coding sequence ATGTTATATTCATCTTCTTTCTATTTTAAGCGGCTTTCTTTATTGCTGGCCTGCAAGGCCTGCCTAATGCTTGCCTTCATTCTTTTTGCCGGCATAGGGCTAAGCCCGGATGAGGCGCAGTATTGGACATGGAGCCAGCAGCTTGATTGGGGGTATTACAGCAAGCCGCCTGGCATTGCTTGGCAGATTTGGTTGGGCACGCGCTTGTTTGGAGACACGGAATTGGGTGTGCGTAGCTTGTCTGTCATCTTGTCGATTGCGCAGGCTTTGGCAGTTTTCTTTACAGCGCTTCAGGCCGGTTTGCAGGCCCGTACGGCTTTTTGGAGCGGCGTATTGATGGCTTTTTGCCCCATCGGCATGTTGGGGTCTTTATTGGCCATTACGGATGGAGGCTTCTTGCTCTGTTGGACATTGGCTGTCCTTTTTATGGTCTCTGCCTTGCGTGAGTCTAAAGAAGCCAATCCTCTTTTAATAGGCGGATGCATATTGGGGGGGGCGCTTTTTAAGTGGCCCATTTATCTATTTTGGATATTTTTCTTATTGGCGCGCCATTGGTGGTTTCCGCATCAGCCTTTGCGTAAAAGCTTGCAAGGAATGGCCTTTTCGCTAGCTGGCCTTTTACCCAGCTTTTGGTGGAACTGGTCGCATGATTGGGCCACATTTCGCCATGTGTCTTCTACGGTACAAGGGGGGCACGGTTCCCAAAGCGGCAATGTTTTAGAATTTATCGGATCGCAAGCCCTTCTACTTTCCCCGCTTTTATTTATCCTTTTATGCTTGGGGATGCGGGCTTGGCTCAAACAGCGTCGGCACCTTTCTTCCCCGCTCTTCTTTTGCGGGTTCATAACGCTTGCTTGCCTGAGCGCTGGGATATTGGCAGCTTTTTTTCAAAAAATTCAAGGGAACTGGGTTGTTTTCGCTTATCCCACAGGACTGATCTTTTTAGGGTGGTTTGTTTTTGAAGCGCATGTGATAAAAGAGGGGTGGTTGAAAGCCGGATTGGCGTTATCCCTTTGCTTGACGATCTCTGTTTTTCTGTTACCTTTTTTGTATGCGTCTTCCATCCGGCGGCCTGCCATTCTCTCTTATCGCTTAAATCCCTTTAAGCACAATGTGGGGTGGGCGCATTTAAAAGAGGCTTTATCCCATTACGGCTATGACCCGCAAGAACATTTCCTTTTAAGCGATAAATATCAAACGACAAGTATTTTAAGCTTTTATAATGAAGGGCAGAAGCGCGCTTATTTTCTCAACCTGCATGGAGTGCGGAAGAATCAATTTTCCTATTGGCCAAGTTTGCCGGAAGAACAGCAAGGAAAAAGCGGTTATTTTGTTTGGATAGAAAACCATCCGCACTTGGAAAGGGAAGGAAAAAGCAAATTGGTTTTTTATTTGGACCGACTAAAGCCTTATTTTGAAACGGTGGAATTCTTGGAATTTGTTCCTCTATTTTATGATCGGCAGCAAGTTGTTAAAGGGGCATTGCTCTTTAAATGCGAGAATTGCCAATCCCATCAGCCGGATGACCCTGACTTATATTAG